Proteins encoded in a region of the Podarcis muralis chromosome 2, rPodMur119.hap1.1, whole genome shotgun sequence genome:
- the SMARCD1 gene encoding SWI/SNF-related matrix-associated actin-dependent regulator of chromatin subfamily D member 1 isoform X1 yields the protein MAARAGFQAVAPSGGGGGAGPGAGALGPGAAGPPVRMGPAPGQGMYRSPLPGAAYPRPGMLPGSRMNPQGPAMGPPGYGGSPSVRPGMAQSGMDQSRKRPAPQQIQQVQQQSVQNRNHNAKKKKMADKILPQRIRELVPESQAYMDLLAFERKLDQTIMRKRLDIQEALKRPIKQKRKLRIFISNTFNPAKSDAEDGEGTVASWELRVEGRLLEDSALSKYDATKQKRKFSSFFKSLVIELDKDLYGPDNHLVEWHRTATTQETDGFQVKRPGDVNVRCTVLLMLDYQPPQFKLDPRLARLLGIHTQTRPVIIQALWQYIKTHKLQDPHEREYVICDKYLQQIFESQRMKFSEIPQRLHALLMPPEPIIINHVISVDPNDQKKTACYDIDVEVDDTLKTQMNSFLLSTASQQEIAALDNKIHETIETINQLKTQREFMLSFARDPQGFINDWLQSQCRDLKAMTDVVGNPEEERRAEFYFQPWAQEAVCRYFYSKVQQRRQELEQALGIRNT from the exons atggcgGCGCGGGCGGGCTTCCAGGCGGTGGCtccgagcggcggcggcggcggggccggcCCCGGGGCGGGAGCGCTGGGCCCAGGGGCTGCCGGGCCTCCTGTGCGGATGGGCCCGGCCCCGGGGCAAGGAATGTACCGCTCTCCTCTGCCCGGCGCTGCATACCCG CGCCCTGGCATGCTGCCTGGCAGCCGCATGAACCCTCAGGGACCTGCCATGGGACCTCCAGGGTATGGCGGGAGCCCTTCAGTCCGACCAGGGATGGCTCAGTCGGGAATGGACCAGTCTCGCAAAAGGCCAGCCCCTCAGCAGATCCAGCAAGTTCAGCAACAGTCAGTTCAGAACCGTAACCACAA TGCCAAGAAAAAGAAGATGGCGGATAAGATTCTACCTCAGCGG ATCCGGGAGCTAGTGCCAGAGTCTCAGGCGTACATGGATTTGTTGGCGTTTGAGAGGAAGCTGGACCAGACCATCATGAGGAAGCGGTTGGATATCCAGGAGGCCTTGAAGCGGCCTATTAAG CAAAAGCGGAAGCTGCGCATCTTTATCTCTAACACCTTCAACCCAGCCAAGTCTGATGCAGAGGATGGAGAAGGCACCGTGGCCTCCTGGGAGCTCCGAGTGGAAGGACGCCTGCTAGAAGAT TCTGCTCTCTCAAAGTATGATGCTACCAAACAGAAGAGGAAGTTCTCATCCTTCTTTAAGTCTCTGGTGATTGAGCTGGACAAGGACCTCTATGGCCCTGATAATCACCTGGTGGAG TGGCATAGGACTGCTACCACCCAGGAAACTGACGGTTTCCAGGTGAAAAGACCTGGCGATGTGAATGTGCGTTGTACTGTCCTCTTGATGCTGGATTACCAG CCTCCTCAGTTCAAACTGGACCCACGTTTGGCTCGCCTCTTGGGCATCCACACCCAGACCCGCCCAGTGATTATCCAGGCCCTGTGGCAATACATCAAGACTCACAAGCTACAGGACCCTCACGAACGGGAGTACGTCATTTGTGACAAGTACCTCCAGCAG ATATTTGAATCTCAGCGAATGAAGTTCTCGGAGATCCCTCAGCGGTTGCATGCTTTGCTTATGCCTCCAGAACCGATCATCATCAACCATGTCATCAG CGTCGATCCAAATGATCAGAAGAAAACTGCTTGCTATGACATTGATGTGGAAGTGGATGACACTTTGAAAACCCAAATGAATTCTTTCCTGCTCTCCACAGCCAGTCAGCAGGAGATAGCTGCACTGGATAACAAG ATCCACGAGACCATAGAAACAATCAACCAGCTGAAGACCCAGCGGGAATTCATGCTGAGCTTTGCCAGAGACCCCCAGGGCTTCATCAACGACTGGCTGCAGTCCCAGTGCCGGGACCTGAAG GCTATGACTGATGTTGTCGGGAACCCAGAAGAGGAGCGCCGAGCTGAGTTTTACTTCCAGCCATGGGCTCAGGAGGCCGTGTGCAGATACTTTTACTCTAAG GTTCAGCAGAGACGGCAGGAGCTGGAGCAGGCCCTGGGAATCCGCAACACATAG
- the SMARCD1 gene encoding SWI/SNF-related matrix-associated actin-dependent regulator of chromatin subfamily D member 1 isoform X3, translating to MGRPGMLPGSRMNPQGPAMGPPGYGGSPSVRPGMAQSGMDQSRKRPAPQQIQQVQQQSVQNRNHNAKKKKMADKILPQRIRELVPESQAYMDLLAFERKLDQTIMRKRLDIQEALKRPIKQKRKLRIFISNTFNPAKSDAEDGEGTVASWELRVEGRLLEDSALSKYDATKQKRKFSSFFKSLVIELDKDLYGPDNHLVEWHRTATTQETDGFQVKRPGDVNVRCTVLLMLDYQPPQFKLDPRLARLLGIHTQTRPVIIQALWQYIKTHKLQDPHEREYVICDKYLQQIFESQRMKFSEIPQRLHALLMPPEPIIINHVISVDPNDQKKTACYDIDVEVDDTLKTQMNSFLLSTASQQEIAALDNKIHETIETINQLKTQREFMLSFARDPQGFINDWLQSQCRDLKAMTDVVGNPEEERRAEFYFQPWAQEAVCRYFYSKVQQRRQELEQALGIRNT from the exons ATGGGG CGCCCTGGCATGCTGCCTGGCAGCCGCATGAACCCTCAGGGACCTGCCATGGGACCTCCAGGGTATGGCGGGAGCCCTTCAGTCCGACCAGGGATGGCTCAGTCGGGAATGGACCAGTCTCGCAAAAGGCCAGCCCCTCAGCAGATCCAGCAAGTTCAGCAACAGTCAGTTCAGAACCGTAACCACAA TGCCAAGAAAAAGAAGATGGCGGATAAGATTCTACCTCAGCGG ATCCGGGAGCTAGTGCCAGAGTCTCAGGCGTACATGGATTTGTTGGCGTTTGAGAGGAAGCTGGACCAGACCATCATGAGGAAGCGGTTGGATATCCAGGAGGCCTTGAAGCGGCCTATTAAG CAAAAGCGGAAGCTGCGCATCTTTATCTCTAACACCTTCAACCCAGCCAAGTCTGATGCAGAGGATGGAGAAGGCACCGTGGCCTCCTGGGAGCTCCGAGTGGAAGGACGCCTGCTAGAAGAT TCTGCTCTCTCAAAGTATGATGCTACCAAACAGAAGAGGAAGTTCTCATCCTTCTTTAAGTCTCTGGTGATTGAGCTGGACAAGGACCTCTATGGCCCTGATAATCACCTGGTGGAG TGGCATAGGACTGCTACCACCCAGGAAACTGACGGTTTCCAGGTGAAAAGACCTGGCGATGTGAATGTGCGTTGTACTGTCCTCTTGATGCTGGATTACCAG CCTCCTCAGTTCAAACTGGACCCACGTTTGGCTCGCCTCTTGGGCATCCACACCCAGACCCGCCCAGTGATTATCCAGGCCCTGTGGCAATACATCAAGACTCACAAGCTACAGGACCCTCACGAACGGGAGTACGTCATTTGTGACAAGTACCTCCAGCAG ATATTTGAATCTCAGCGAATGAAGTTCTCGGAGATCCCTCAGCGGTTGCATGCTTTGCTTATGCCTCCAGAACCGATCATCATCAACCATGTCATCAG CGTCGATCCAAATGATCAGAAGAAAACTGCTTGCTATGACATTGATGTGGAAGTGGATGACACTTTGAAAACCCAAATGAATTCTTTCCTGCTCTCCACAGCCAGTCAGCAGGAGATAGCTGCACTGGATAACAAG ATCCACGAGACCATAGAAACAATCAACCAGCTGAAGACCCAGCGGGAATTCATGCTGAGCTTTGCCAGAGACCCCCAGGGCTTCATCAACGACTGGCTGCAGTCCCAGTGCCGGGACCTGAAG GCTATGACTGATGTTGTCGGGAACCCAGAAGAGGAGCGCCGAGCTGAGTTTTACTTCCAGCCATGGGCTCAGGAGGCCGTGTGCAGATACTTTTACTCTAAG GTTCAGCAGAGACGGCAGGAGCTGGAGCAGGCCCTGGGAATCCGCAACACATAG
- the SMARCD1 gene encoding SWI/SNF-related matrix-associated actin-dependent regulator of chromatin subfamily D member 1 isoform X2: MGDLQPRPGMLPGSRMNPQGPAMGPPGYGGSPSVRPGMAQSGMDQSRKRPAPQQIQQVQQQSVQNRNHNAKKKKMADKILPQRIRELVPESQAYMDLLAFERKLDQTIMRKRLDIQEALKRPIKQKRKLRIFISNTFNPAKSDAEDGEGTVASWELRVEGRLLEDSALSKYDATKQKRKFSSFFKSLVIELDKDLYGPDNHLVEWHRTATTQETDGFQVKRPGDVNVRCTVLLMLDYQPPQFKLDPRLARLLGIHTQTRPVIIQALWQYIKTHKLQDPHEREYVICDKYLQQIFESQRMKFSEIPQRLHALLMPPEPIIINHVISVDPNDQKKTACYDIDVEVDDTLKTQMNSFLLSTASQQEIAALDNKIHETIETINQLKTQREFMLSFARDPQGFINDWLQSQCRDLKAMTDVVGNPEEERRAEFYFQPWAQEAVCRYFYSKVQQRRQELEQALGIRNT, encoded by the exons ATGGGGGATTTGCAGCCG CGCCCTGGCATGCTGCCTGGCAGCCGCATGAACCCTCAGGGACCTGCCATGGGACCTCCAGGGTATGGCGGGAGCCCTTCAGTCCGACCAGGGATGGCTCAGTCGGGAATGGACCAGTCTCGCAAAAGGCCAGCCCCTCAGCAGATCCAGCAAGTTCAGCAACAGTCAGTTCAGAACCGTAACCACAA TGCCAAGAAAAAGAAGATGGCGGATAAGATTCTACCTCAGCGG ATCCGGGAGCTAGTGCCAGAGTCTCAGGCGTACATGGATTTGTTGGCGTTTGAGAGGAAGCTGGACCAGACCATCATGAGGAAGCGGTTGGATATCCAGGAGGCCTTGAAGCGGCCTATTAAG CAAAAGCGGAAGCTGCGCATCTTTATCTCTAACACCTTCAACCCAGCCAAGTCTGATGCAGAGGATGGAGAAGGCACCGTGGCCTCCTGGGAGCTCCGAGTGGAAGGACGCCTGCTAGAAGAT TCTGCTCTCTCAAAGTATGATGCTACCAAACAGAAGAGGAAGTTCTCATCCTTCTTTAAGTCTCTGGTGATTGAGCTGGACAAGGACCTCTATGGCCCTGATAATCACCTGGTGGAG TGGCATAGGACTGCTACCACCCAGGAAACTGACGGTTTCCAGGTGAAAAGACCTGGCGATGTGAATGTGCGTTGTACTGTCCTCTTGATGCTGGATTACCAG CCTCCTCAGTTCAAACTGGACCCACGTTTGGCTCGCCTCTTGGGCATCCACACCCAGACCCGCCCAGTGATTATCCAGGCCCTGTGGCAATACATCAAGACTCACAAGCTACAGGACCCTCACGAACGGGAGTACGTCATTTGTGACAAGTACCTCCAGCAG ATATTTGAATCTCAGCGAATGAAGTTCTCGGAGATCCCTCAGCGGTTGCATGCTTTGCTTATGCCTCCAGAACCGATCATCATCAACCATGTCATCAG CGTCGATCCAAATGATCAGAAGAAAACTGCTTGCTATGACATTGATGTGGAAGTGGATGACACTTTGAAAACCCAAATGAATTCTTTCCTGCTCTCCACAGCCAGTCAGCAGGAGATAGCTGCACTGGATAACAAG ATCCACGAGACCATAGAAACAATCAACCAGCTGAAGACCCAGCGGGAATTCATGCTGAGCTTTGCCAGAGACCCCCAGGGCTTCATCAACGACTGGCTGCAGTCCCAGTGCCGGGACCTGAAG GCTATGACTGATGTTGTCGGGAACCCAGAAGAGGAGCGCCGAGCTGAGTTTTACTTCCAGCCATGGGCTCAGGAGGCCGTGTGCAGATACTTTTACTCTAAG GTTCAGCAGAGACGGCAGGAGCTGGAGCAGGCCCTGGGAATCCGCAACACATAG